A region of Pseudoalteromonas aliena SW19 DNA encodes the following proteins:
- the ligA gene encoding NAD-dependent DNA ligase LigA, protein MSSSISEQVNHLRTILEQHNYNYYVLDTPSIPDSEYDRLLRELSALETEHPEFLTADSPTQKVGGAALSKFEQVAHQVPMLSLDNAFSEEEFIAFNRRIKERLMSADELTFCCEPKLDGLAVSIIYRDGVLVQAATRGDGFTGENITQNVKTIRNVPLKLRGDYPKELEVRGEVFMDSAGFDKLNTEAQKRGEKVFVNPRNAAAGSLRQLDSKITAKRPLMFYAYSTGLVADGSIPEDHYQQLEKLTDWGLPLCPETKLVEGPNAALAYYSDILTRRGELKYEIDGVVIKINQKALQERLGFVARAPRWAIAYKFPAQEEITQLLDVDFQVGRTGAITPVARLEPVFVGGVTVSNATLHNSDEIARLGVKVGDTVIIRRAGDVIPQITQVVLERRPDDARDIEFPVTCPICDSHVEKVEGEAVARCTGGLVCPAQRKQAIKHFASRKALDIDGLGDKIVDQLVDRELIKTPADLFILKQGHFESLERMGPKSAKNLVTALEEAKGTTLAKFLYSLGIREAGEATAQNLANHFLTLENIINASIDNLTQVSDVGEIVAAHVRGFFDEEHNLAVVNALIEQGVNWPALSAPSEDEQPLAGLIYVLTGTLNTLNRNDAKARLQQLGAKVSGSVSAKTDALVAGEKAGSKLTKAQDLGIEILTEDDLITLLEKYNG, encoded by the coding sequence ATGTCTAGCAGCATTAGTGAGCAAGTTAATCATCTTCGTACTATTTTAGAGCAACACAATTACAATTATTATGTGCTCGACACCCCCAGTATTCCTGATTCTGAGTATGATAGGTTGTTACGCGAACTAAGTGCATTGGAAACCGAGCATCCAGAATTTTTAACCGCCGACTCGCCCACACAAAAAGTAGGCGGTGCAGCACTGAGTAAATTTGAGCAAGTCGCGCACCAAGTACCTATGTTATCGCTTGATAACGCCTTTAGTGAAGAAGAGTTTATTGCGTTCAATCGCCGTATAAAAGAGCGTTTAATGAGCGCTGATGAGCTTACTTTTTGTTGTGAGCCAAAACTCGATGGTTTGGCTGTTTCAATTATTTATCGCGATGGTGTGCTGGTGCAGGCCGCGACCCGAGGCGATGGTTTTACTGGCGAAAACATTACTCAAAATGTTAAAACCATTCGTAATGTACCACTTAAGTTACGTGGCGATTACCCAAAAGAGCTTGAAGTGCGCGGTGAAGTATTTATGGACAGCGCTGGCTTTGATAAATTGAATACTGAAGCGCAAAAACGCGGTGAAAAAGTATTTGTTAACCCACGTAATGCAGCTGCTGGTAGTTTACGTCAACTCGATTCTAAAATTACCGCTAAACGCCCGCTCATGTTTTATGCCTACAGCACAGGGCTTGTTGCTGATGGCAGCATTCCTGAGGATCATTATCAGCAATTAGAAAAACTGACTGATTGGGGACTACCTTTGTGCCCAGAAACAAAATTAGTGGAAGGTCCAAATGCCGCGCTTGCGTATTATAGCGATATTTTAACGCGCCGTGGTGAGCTTAAATATGAAATAGATGGCGTAGTAATAAAAATAAATCAAAAGGCCTTACAAGAGCGGTTAGGTTTTGTAGCGCGTGCTCCGCGTTGGGCTATTGCGTATAAGTTTCCGGCGCAAGAGGAAATAACTCAATTACTTGATGTTGATTTTCAAGTCGGGCGCACAGGGGCAATTACGCCCGTTGCACGTTTAGAGCCTGTTTTTGTCGGCGGTGTAACCGTATCAAATGCAACACTGCATAACAGTGATGAAATTGCGCGTTTAGGCGTGAAAGTAGGTGATACAGTTATTATTCGCCGTGCAGGAGATGTAATCCCACAAATAACGCAAGTGGTGCTTGAACGCCGCCCTGATGACGCGAGAGATATTGAGTTTCCAGTGACTTGTCCAATTTGCGATTCGCATGTTGAAAAGGTTGAAGGCGAAGCTGTAGCCCGTTGTACGGGTGGACTTGTATGTCCTGCACAGCGTAAGCAAGCGATTAAGCATTTTGCATCACGAAAAGCACTAGATATAGATGGTCTTGGCGATAAAATTGTTGATCAGCTGGTAGATAGAGAACTTATAAAAACACCTGCGGATTTGTTTATTTTAAAGCAAGGGCATTTTGAGTCGCTTGAACGTATGGGACCTAAGTCAGCTAAAAACTTAGTAACAGCACTTGAAGAGGCTAAAGGCACTACGCTTGCTAAGTTTTTATATTCTCTGGGTATTCGTGAGGCGGGCGAGGCGACGGCACAAAATTTGGCTAATCACTTTTTAACCCTTGAAAATATAATAAATGCCAGCATTGACAATCTAACGCAAGTAAGTGATGTAGGTGAAATCGTCGCAGCGCATGTGCGTGGTTTTTTTGATGAAGAGCATAATTTAGCGGTAGTAAACGCACTTATAGAGCAAGGTGTAAATTGGCCTGCACTAAGTGCGCCGTCTGAAGACGAACAGCCACTTGCAGGGCTTATATACGTCCTTACTGGCACGCTTAATACACTTAACCGTAATGATGCAAAAGCACGTTTGCAACAACTTGGCGCTAAGGTGTCAGGTAGTGTTTCGGCTAAAACGGATGCGTTAGTCGCTGGCGAAAAAGCAGGCTCTAAATTAACTAAAGCACAAGATTTAGGGATAGAAATTCTAACGGAAGACGATTTAATAACGCTTTTGGAAAAATATAATGGATAG
- the zipA gene encoding cell division protein ZipA yields the protein MAEQLRWVLIVISVIVIGGLLVHGLWSVRKKDRPEASNNERVEPLQQSAPASSHTSRPEAEPKEPVIEERDEPQFGELNFAADEPQIDTSVPEVPIEDDLEIVDDLETKEQSDEESSAQMSDFVIVHIQMPEGLSMQGSKLLPAVNTLGFKYSEEGFFNRHLDPAGQGPVLFRLVNMYNPGTFDIDNMEQFSTAGVSLFMTLPCDGDGLAAFNMLHSAAKKLADEFGAQILDAEREEMTVERIRQYVEQVRSFSA from the coding sequence ATGGCCGAACAATTAAGATGGGTTTTAATCGTTATCAGTGTAATTGTCATTGGTGGTTTGTTAGTGCATGGTTTGTGGTCGGTCAGAAAAAAAGATCGCCCTGAAGCGTCAAATAACGAACGGGTTGAACCATTACAACAAAGTGCACCAGCGTCATCGCATACTTCTCGTCCTGAGGCTGAGCCAAAGGAGCCTGTGATAGAAGAACGTGACGAACCTCAATTTGGTGAGCTTAACTTTGCTGCAGATGAGCCGCAAATTGATACAAGCGTGCCAGAAGTGCCGATTGAAGATGACCTAGAAATAGTCGATGACCTAGAAACAAAAGAGCAAAGCGATGAAGAATCGTCAGCTCAAATGTCTGACTTTGTTATTGTGCATATTCAAATGCCAGAAGGGCTTAGCATGCAGGGCAGTAAATTATTGCCAGCCGTTAACACGTTAGGGTTTAAATACTCAGAGGAAGGCTTTTTTAATCGCCATCTCGATCCCGCAGGACAAGGCCCTGTGTTATTTAGATTAGTAAATATGTACAACCCAGGTACGTTTGATATTGATAATATGGAACAGTTTAGTACCGCAGGGGTTAGCTTATTTATGACATTGCCGTGCGACGGTGATGGCTTAGCGGCATTTAATATGTTGCACAGTGCAGCTAAAAAGTTAGCGGATGAGTTTGGTGCGCAAATTTTAGATGCAGAACGTGAAGAAATGACCGTAGAGCGCATCAGGCAGTATGTTGAACAGGTTCGTTCTTTTTCAGCGTAA
- a CDS encoding chromosome segregation SMC family protein: MRLSTIKLAGFKSFVEPTKIPFPDQMTCVVGPNGCGKSNVIDAVRWVLGESSAKNLRGDAMTDVIFNGSTNRKAISQASVELVFDNHSGSSSNTFADRNQIAIKRLVTRDGESLYFLNGSKCRKRDITDIFLGTGLGPRSYAIIEQGMISRLIESKPQELRVFLEEAAGVSKYKERRRETQTRIKSTRENLERLLDVRKELQSQLDKLAVQSVDAKKYRELKAQERTLKGQIAVLKWQKLHQLQLEKSALINKLNDQILFFETAHSGHDDVLASLEGQVQTQQDKLSDAQHQQHVIHTELTRAEQQQINVKQQTQTLKQNLIKLQQRQTHSLEVKVQQQIVCEQLNETLQEASENALMCEEQVNELTLELKELLALKQQYSTHWQALSEQQQQLNTNAQLHSGHIKQTQQQISHVNEQINQLKDQLSELQSSDVEQQLTQQIQQRQILTQQLAAKQTAHTQCSAKLELQNTHVNDTQKQHSLLTQKANELKASITGLKSTLGLDEETERTNGLFNQLSVKEGFEPLIEQALKSLEHLNVSEQQTSNSVWASHDDHMPTNSLAVFITSGVYPEHLTRIAYNENGDLTILNDGFYTAVMDKNGALHGRNWHVSADRNADNSLLLKHKQLQDKTQQLIDVEDELHHVTLTLDKYTLKQAQLINEQSELKEAIHELAQNSAVASTRTDMLKQQVAQHLQQLEKLQQQKQQLITQLLQLNTVLGEQNKLHEVLNEQQLNLKNEVDAANSLHSQSDKNYSQALNMLEQYKTQAHNGTLALQKSRSEWQLSQTKLSHAEQEHVSASEGAQELLNEIKELLIPEQELSDKIALLLAQHQKGEWVFVSLQKELAQAKESLNTKQASLKNSQGELVGLQQQHQKLAIEEQSLLIKAQVALEPLEELKQSLKAILNELPDSLSLSAAQNQLTGFTNQLDKLGAVNLAAIEEFDLAKARSDYLDNQLEDLTKALSTLEGAIGKIDRETKTRFKETFDQVNDDFAELFPKVFGGGSAYLTLTSDDLLESGVSIMARPPGKKNSTIHLLSGGEKALTALSLVFSIFRLNPAPFCMLDEVDAPLDDANVVRFCRLVEEMSQSVQFIYISHNKIAMEMAGRLTGVTMAEPGVSRMVAVDIEQAVQLAHA; encoded by the coding sequence ATGCGCTTAAGCACTATTAAATTAGCGGGCTTTAAATCGTTTGTAGAGCCCACTAAAATTCCATTTCCTGATCAAATGACGTGTGTTGTAGGCCCTAATGGCTGTGGCAAATCAAACGTTATTGATGCAGTGCGATGGGTGCTTGGTGAAAGCTCTGCTAAAAACCTGCGTGGCGATGCCATGACCGACGTTATTTTTAATGGTTCCACTAATCGTAAAGCCATATCGCAAGCCTCTGTAGAGCTGGTTTTTGATAACCATAGTGGTAGTTCTTCAAATACATTTGCCGATCGAAACCAAATAGCTATTAAGCGTTTAGTAACGCGTGATGGAGAGTCACTGTACTTTTTAAATGGCAGTAAATGTCGTAAACGTGATATTACCGATATATTTTTAGGTACTGGCCTTGGTCCGCGTAGTTACGCGATTATTGAACAAGGTATGATCTCGCGTTTAATAGAAAGTAAACCACAAGAATTACGCGTATTTTTAGAAGAAGCTGCCGGTGTATCAAAATACAAAGAGCGCCGCCGCGAAACACAAACTCGTATTAAAAGCACCCGCGAAAATCTTGAACGTCTGTTAGATGTGCGAAAAGAGCTGCAAAGTCAGTTAGATAAATTGGCTGTGCAGTCGGTTGATGCAAAAAAATACCGCGAGTTAAAAGCGCAAGAACGTACATTAAAAGGGCAAATAGCGGTTTTAAAATGGCAAAAGTTACACCAGCTGCAACTTGAAAAAAGCGCCCTAATTAATAAACTTAATGATCAAATTTTGTTTTTTGAAACAGCTCATTCAGGGCATGACGATGTACTTGCAAGCTTAGAAGGGCAAGTACAAACCCAGCAAGATAAATTAAGCGATGCCCAGCATCAACAACATGTAATACACACCGAGCTTACTCGCGCTGAGCAACAACAAATAAACGTAAAACAACAAACTCAAACGCTTAAGCAAAATTTAATTAAATTACAGCAACGCCAAACACATAGCCTTGAAGTTAAAGTGCAGCAGCAAATTGTGTGCGAGCAACTAAATGAAACCCTGCAAGAGGCAAGTGAAAATGCCTTAATGTGCGAAGAGCAAGTTAACGAGTTAACGCTTGAGCTTAAAGAGTTATTAGCACTTAAGCAGCAGTACAGTACTCATTGGCAAGCTTTGAGTGAGCAACAGCAGCAGCTTAATACTAATGCGCAACTGCATAGTGGTCATATCAAACAAACTCAACAGCAAATAAGCCACGTTAACGAGCAAATTAATCAGCTAAAGGATCAGCTTAGCGAGCTACAAAGTAGTGATGTAGAGCAACAATTAACGCAGCAAATACAGCAAAGGCAAATATTAACTCAACAGCTTGCCGCAAAACAAACTGCGCATACACAGTGCAGCGCTAAACTTGAATTACAAAACACACATGTTAACGATACACAAAAGCAGCACTCTTTGCTCACTCAAAAAGCAAACGAGTTAAAAGCAAGTATAACAGGGCTTAAAAGTACACTCGGACTCGATGAAGAAACTGAGCGTACTAACGGATTGTTTAACCAGCTAAGCGTCAAAGAAGGCTTTGAACCTTTAATAGAGCAAGCACTTAAGTCGCTAGAGCATTTAAATGTAAGCGAGCAGCAAACTAGTAACAGCGTGTGGGCAAGTCATGATGATCACATGCCAACAAATAGCTTAGCGGTATTTATAACAAGCGGCGTGTATCCAGAGCATTTAACGCGTATTGCTTATAACGAAAACGGTGATTTAACAATATTAAATGATGGTTTTTATACAGCCGTTATGGATAAAAACGGTGCGTTACATGGTCGTAATTGGCATGTAAGCGCCGATCGTAATGCTGACAACTCATTGCTTTTAAAGCATAAGCAGTTACAAGATAAAACTCAGCAGTTAATTGATGTCGAGGACGAGCTACATCACGTCACGCTCACTCTTGATAAATATACACTCAAGCAAGCGCAATTAATTAACGAGCAAAGTGAGCTAAAAGAAGCCATACATGAGCTTGCGCAAAATAGTGCCGTCGCCAGTACGCGCACTGACATGCTTAAACAGCAAGTAGCGCAGCATCTGCAACAGTTAGAAAAGTTACAGCAGCAAAAGCAGCAATTAATAACTCAGCTTTTGCAATTAAATACTGTGCTTGGCGAGCAAAACAAACTACATGAAGTATTAAATGAGCAGCAACTCAATTTAAAAAATGAGGTAGACGCTGCAAATAGCCTACATTCACAAAGCGATAAAAATTATAGCCAAGCATTAAACATGCTCGAGCAATATAAAACGCAAGCACACAATGGAACGCTTGCCCTGCAAAAATCGCGCAGTGAATGGCAATTGAGTCAAACTAAATTGAGCCATGCAGAGCAAGAGCACGTTAGTGCTTCTGAAGGCGCACAAGAACTACTTAATGAAATAAAAGAGCTGCTGATCCCAGAGCAAGAATTGAGTGATAAAATAGCCCTGCTTTTGGCGCAGCATCAAAAAGGTGAGTGGGTTTTTGTATCACTGCAAAAAGAACTGGCTCAAGCGAAGGAAAGTTTAAACACCAAGCAAGCGAGCCTTAAAAATTCACAAGGTGAGCTGGTGGGCTTACAACAGCAGCATCAAAAGTTAGCGATTGAAGAGCAAAGTTTATTGATAAAAGCACAAGTGGCGCTTGAGCCATTAGAAGAATTAAAACAAAGCTTAAAAGCGATACTTAATGAGTTACCAGACTCGCTAAGTTTAAGCGCTGCACAAAATCAGTTAACCGGATTTACTAATCAGTTGGATAAATTAGGTGCGGTAAATTTAGCGGCAATAGAAGAGTTCGATTTAGCTAAAGCGCGAAGTGATTATCTTGATAATCAATTAGAAGATTTAACAAAAGCGTTAAGCACGCTTGAAGGTGCTATTGGTAAAATTGATAGAGAGACCAAAACGCGCTTTAAAGAGACCTTTGATCAGGTTAATGACGATTTTGCTGAACTATTTCCTAAAGTTTTTGGTGGTGGCAGTGCGTATTTAACATTAACCAGTGATGATTTACTCGAAAGTGGTGTTAGTATAATGGCACGACCACCAGGTAAGAAAAATTCAACAATTCATTTGTTAAGTGGTGGAGAAAAAGCGCTGACCGCATTATCATTAGTGTTTTCTATATTCAGGCTCAATCCAGCGCCATTTTGTATGCTGGACGAAGTAGATGCACCATTAGATGATGCTAACGTTGTTCGTTTTTGCCGTTTGGTTGAAGAAATGTCACAATCGGTGCAGTTTATTTATATTAGTCATAATAAAATTGCGATGGAAATGGCAGGTAGATTAACGGGTGTAACTATGGCAGAACCTGGCGTATCGCGGATGGTTGCTGTAGATATAGAACAAGCTGTGCAACTTGCACATGCATAA
- a CDS encoding RNA methyltransferase, with translation MISKNQLKLIRQLGQKKYRKQYNQYLVQGEKNVLELLNSPLNVVNIFATNEFINAYQGKYQHANFIEADEEVLTKASTLVSNNAAIAIVDMPTAALPHANGLILALDGVSDPGNLGTIIRVADWYGIKHIVTSADSADAYNPKTISATMGSFVRVSVSQVDLPDYLKSLNLPVYGAFLDGQSVHKTQFTGSGVLLMGSESHGIREACTKLVTNKITIPAFGGAESLNVAMATGIILDNFKRQA, from the coding sequence ATGATTTCAAAAAACCAACTCAAACTTATCCGCCAACTTGGCCAAAAAAAGTACCGAAAGCAATATAATCAATACCTTGTGCAGGGTGAAAAAAACGTACTTGAGTTATTAAACAGCCCATTAAATGTGGTTAATATTTTTGCTACAAACGAATTTATAAACGCGTATCAAGGTAAGTATCAGCACGCTAATTTTATTGAAGCGGATGAAGAAGTCCTCACCAAAGCCAGCACGCTAGTTAGCAATAATGCAGCCATTGCTATTGTTGATATGCCAACGGCGGCTTTACCACACGCAAATGGCTTAATACTCGCGCTTGATGGCGTATCAGACCCTGGTAATTTAGGCACAATAATAAGAGTGGCAGACTGGTACGGTATTAAACATATAGTAACTAGCGCCGACAGTGCTGACGCTTATAACCCAAAAACAATTAGCGCCACAATGGGCTCGTTTGTAAGGGTATCGGTAAGCCAAGTTGATTTACCTGATTACCTAAAGTCTTTAAATTTACCTGTTTACGGTGCTTTTTTAGATGGCCAAAGTGTACATAAAACCCAATTTACTGGCTCAGGCGTTTTGCTAATGGGCAGTGAGTCGCATGGTATACGTGAGGCATGTACAAAGTTAGTAACCAATAAAATCACCATCCCCGCTTTTGGTGGTGCAGAATCGCTTAATGTTGCAATGGCAACCGGTATTATTTTAGATAATTTTAAACGACAAGCTTAA
- a CDS encoding YjgN family protein, whose product MESIHPTPPESNETISQPATPIFSGKVQFSGKGAEFFGIWIVNILLSVITLGIYSAWAKVRTYRYFYGHTRIDGHSFDYLATPIQILKGRILAVIVFFIYTFTTSFLPIVGFLFAIGFLFLMPWIINQGLRFNMRMTRHRNVRFTFKGDYGEAFVNFILLPIASVFTLYLLMPYVIKRIDSYIHSNISYGDKPLNVNLKGETYYLTALICFVVSSITMVLFMGVLGLFGFGLMDIENQQNSAVMVILPIIMMIAYVLMIAIVTAVWTAAIRNHIFDNSQFENVATFNSELKPIPFAILLLTNMLAIVFSLGLAYPWTKVRTSKMLADVTTVTIYPEALNLIDTQQEQQSSFAEEAANVFDIDLSLT is encoded by the coding sequence ATGGAATCAATACACCCAACCCCTCCCGAATCTAATGAGACAATAAGCCAACCTGCAACGCCAATTTTTAGCGGCAAAGTACAATTTAGTGGTAAAGGCGCTGAGTTTTTTGGTATTTGGATTGTAAATATTTTACTTAGCGTTATAACACTCGGCATATACTCTGCTTGGGCAAAAGTGCGCACGTACCGTTATTTTTATGGTCATACCCGCATAGATGGTCATAGTTTTGATTACCTAGCAACGCCAATACAAATTTTAAAGGGCCGGATTTTAGCGGTTATTGTGTTTTTTATTTACACCTTTACCACCAGCTTTTTACCAATCGTCGGCTTTCTGTTTGCCATTGGTTTTCTATTCTTAATGCCGTGGATCATAAATCAAGGTCTACGTTTCAATATGCGTATGACACGCCATCGTAACGTCCGCTTTACATTTAAAGGCGATTACGGCGAAGCGTTTGTTAACTTTATACTCTTACCTATCGCCAGTGTATTTACGCTTTATTTATTGATGCCTTATGTTATAAAACGTATCGATAGCTATATCCATAGCAACATTAGTTACGGTGACAAACCGCTTAATGTTAATTTAAAAGGCGAAACCTATTACCTGACAGCGCTCATTTGTTTTGTGGTTAGCTCAATCACTATGGTGCTCTTTATGGGTGTTTTAGGGTTATTTGGGTTCGGTTTAATGGACATAGAAAATCAGCAGAATTCGGCAGTAATGGTTATACTTCCTATCATTATGATGATTGCCTATGTACTAATGATAGCCATAGTCACCGCCGTATGGACAGCCGCTATTCGTAATCATATTTTTGATAATAGCCAGTTTGAAAATGTTGCAACATTTAACTCAGAGTTAAAACCAATTCCATTTGCCATTTTACTACTCACTAACATGTTAGCAATTGTATTTTCACTAGGGCTAGCTTACCCATGGACAAAAGTACGCACATCAAAAATGCTTGCTGATGTAACAACGGTAACTATTTACCCTGAGGCATTAAACTTAATTGATACACAACAAGAGCAGCAGTCGTCATTCGCTGAAGAAGCTGCAAACGTATTTGATATTGACCTTTCTCTAACTTAA
- a CDS encoding M48 family metallopeptidase: MHVKGHFFPKASSNYQVCVATISDTHIEIIHDEHVIARHTISSLNLSSGMAGLADELNFEDGSRFIPLDVSYRWPFKEKSHHVMERLEKSKWAILAAVVFTPLFMWLVLYKAVPAIAVYSVDTLPHNVINQMGEQSFTVIKKLALDPSELPIEQQAKVQAHFKSMLNALSLDQSVYRLSFYKSDSFGANAFALPHGRIVVTDELANLLADKPNALKAVLLHEMGHVVHQHSVRITAQSAASTIVLAVVFGDLEGVAEIALGTGASFAQQGFSRDMEREADSFALTQLESLGYSSNDFADAIEALQKSHTSENEHLEKVNNLLEYLSSHPSAQERIDNARK, from the coding sequence ATGCATGTAAAGGGACATTTTTTCCCCAAAGCATCGAGTAATTATCAAGTGTGTGTTGCAACTATTAGCGACACACACATTGAGATTATTCACGATGAACACGTTATCGCTCGCCATACAATCTCAAGTCTTAATTTAAGCTCGGGGATGGCAGGACTTGCCGATGAACTAAACTTTGAAGATGGCAGTCGTTTTATTCCTCTAGATGTAAGTTACAGATGGCCATTTAAAGAAAAGAGCCATCACGTAATGGAACGGCTTGAAAAAAGTAAATGGGCAATTTTAGCCGCTGTTGTTTTTACGCCTTTATTTATGTGGTTAGTGCTTTATAAAGCCGTACCAGCCATTGCGGTTTACAGCGTAGATACGTTACCACACAATGTTATTAACCAAATGGGCGAACAAAGCTTTACGGTTATCAAAAAACTGGCACTCGATCCAAGTGAACTACCTATTGAGCAACAAGCGAAAGTACAAGCACATTTTAAAAGTATGCTTAATGCGTTATCGCTTGATCAATCGGTTTATAGGTTATCGTTTTATAAATCAGACAGCTTTGGTGCTAACGCATTTGCGCTGCCCCATGGGCGTATAGTCGTTACTGATGAGTTGGCAAATTTACTTGCCGATAAACCCAATGCCCTAAAAGCGGTATTACTACACGAAATGGGCCATGTAGTCCACCAGCACAGCGTACGTATTACAGCGCAATCTGCCGCAAGTACGATTGTGTTAGCGGTTGTATTTGGTGATTTAGAGGGTGTTGCAGAAATTGCCCTTGGTACCGGTGCATCGTTTGCTCAGCAAGGGTTTTCACGAGATATGGAGCGTGAGGCCGACAGCTTTGCACTCACCCAATTAGAATCGCTAGGGTATTCGAGTAATGACTTTGCTGATGCAATAGAAGCGCTACAAAAAAGCCATACCAGTGAAAACGAACACCTAGAAAAAGTGAATAACTTATTAGAGTACTTATCTAGCCACCCAAGTGCACAAGAGCGTATTGACAATGCTAGGAAATAA
- a CDS encoding DoxX-like family protein, with amino-acid sequence MLGNNHGYIQLARYIVSLSWIYHGFFPKLYHVAPLEKLMTGSAGFSAEVSDLITRSAGVAEIIFGLCLFVFYKHKHLVTLNILALIGLLLAVVVMQPQLLIEAFNPVTTNLPLIALSFIWLKEIKLQNNRYL; translated from the coding sequence ATGCTAGGAAATAATCACGGTTACATTCAACTTGCTCGCTACATAGTGAGTTTAAGTTGGATATACCACGGTTTTTTTCCAAAGCTTTACCACGTAGCGCCACTTGAAAAGTTAATGACGGGCAGTGCTGGTTTTTCAGCCGAAGTGTCTGACTTAATTACACGTTCGGCGGGTGTTGCCGAAATTATATTTGGACTGTGTTTATTTGTGTTTTATAAACATAAGCACCTAGTCACTTTAAATATATTAGCGCTTATTGGGCTTTTACTCGCTGTAGTTGTTATGCAGCCACAATTACTGATTGAAGCATTTAACCCTGTAACCACCAACTTGCCGCTTATTGCGTTAAGCTTTATTTGGTTAAAGGAAATTAAGCTGCAGAATAATCGATACCTCTAA
- the speB gene encoding agmatinase, giving the protein MSTLFGHADHSLYSNGMTFLRRPMVQNINAIDADVVVLGLPFDLATSGRPGARLGPDAIRRASVHLAWEDTKYPWTFPLFERLKVADAGDFTYPVGDPEYFTAQLEMAAEQILRQGKTLLGLGGDHFVTLPLLRAHAKIHGKMALVHFDAHTDTYSNGSRFDHGTMFYHAPMEGLIDVEHSIQIGIRTDFDQSKHEFAVIDAMQANDLHANDIAAQILKRVGDLPVYLTFDIDCLDPAFAPGTGTPVCGGLTSDKVLKVLRALKGINMVGMDVVEVSPSYDQSELTAIAAATIASELLHLWTHKNKY; this is encoded by the coding sequence ATGTCAACTTTGTTTGGTCACGCAGATCACTCATTGTACTCAAATGGGATGACGTTTTTACGTCGTCCTATGGTGCAAAACATTAATGCAATTGATGCAGACGTAGTGGTTTTAGGCTTACCGTTTGACTTAGCAACATCGGGTCGCCCAGGTGCACGCTTAGGCCCTGATGCAATTCGTCGTGCATCGGTTCATTTAGCATGGGAAGACACTAAATACCCGTGGACGTTCCCGTTGTTTGAGCGCTTAAAAGTAGCAGACGCAGGAGACTTTACTTACCCCGTTGGCGATCCTGAATATTTTACTGCGCAACTAGAAATGGCTGCTGAGCAAATACTTCGTCAAGGTAAAACGCTATTAGGTTTAGGGGGCGATCACTTTGTGACGCTTCCGCTGTTACGTGCGCATGCAAAAATACATGGCAAAATGGCGTTAGTGCACTTTGATGCGCACACCGACACCTATAGCAATGGCTCGCGTTTTGATCACGGCACTATGTTTTATCATGCACCAATGGAAGGGTTGATTGATGTTGAGCACAGTATACAAATAGGTATTCGTACCGACTTTGATCAAAGTAAACATGAGTTTGCTGTGATTGATGCAATGCAAGCCAACGATTTACATGCAAATGATATTGCAGCACAAATACTTAAACGAGTAGGTGACCTACCTGTTTACTTAACGTTTGATATAGATTGTTTAGACCCTGCGTTTGCGCCTGGTACAGGCACTCCTGTGTGCGGCGGTTTAACGTCAGATAAAGTACTTAAAGTACTGCGTGCGCTAAAAGGCATAAACATGGTAGGTATGGATGTGGTAGAAGTATCACCTTCGTACGACCAAAGCGAGCTTACCGCTATTGCTGCAGCAACCATTGCGAGCGAATTATTGCATTTGTGGACGCATAAAAATAAGTACTAA